One genomic region from Haloarcula taiwanensis encodes:
- a CDS encoding hypothetical protein (crystal structure shows similarity to RNA-binding protein), translating to MSSVPFHYVDLRTFCYATEDDKRVEQALRTFLPEDYPIERAQSEGHYGDRIIVLSARVENADDIRHVLTQVASAPDIDAVRAELDDRVDDNCSFFLTFDKQAAFGGDVERGDGITLRAKVEAYPAKREKAVANARELLEEL from the coding sequence ATGTCGTCGGTTCCGTTCCACTACGTCGACCTTCGGACCTTTTGCTACGCGACGGAGGACGACAAACGTGTCGAGCAAGCGCTCCGAACGTTCCTGCCTGAGGACTACCCTATCGAGCGCGCACAGAGCGAGGGACACTACGGCGACCGTATCATCGTCCTCTCGGCTCGCGTCGAGAACGCCGACGATATCCGGCATGTGCTCACGCAGGTCGCGTCAGCGCCGGACATCGACGCGGTGCGTGCGGAACTGGACGACCGGGTCGACGACAACTGTTCGTTTTTCCTCACCTTCGATAAACAGGCCGCGTTCGGTGGCGACGTCGAGCGTGGCGACGGCATCACGCTCCGGGCGAAAGTCGAGGCTTACCCCGCAAAGCGGGAGAAAGCCGTCGCTAACGCCCGCGAACTCTTAGAGGAGTTGTGA
- a CDS encoding DUF1918 domain-containing protein, which yields MAFEEDDSVILHDEHSDYDGEEGTITQVVETMFGDANYTVSFEDGQEQGVPEDNLEAAEDE from the coding sequence ATGGCATTCGAAGAGGACGACAGCGTTATTCTCCACGACGAGCACAGCGACTACGACGGCGAGGAAGGCACTATCACGCAGGTCGTCGAGACGATGTTCGGCGACGCCAACTACACGGTTTCCTTCGAGGACGGGCAGGAGCAGGGCGTCCCCGAAGACAACCTCGAAGCCGCTGAGGACGAGTAG
- a CDS encoding NUDIX hydrolase: protein MTSVDDLWYLSDGACQTAEQTYHDLRKRYTDFVEFTRHRNVPRNRFRDVATVARDHGAPYGAHALTYRPTGELLLVRHEGVDMWVLPGGELDASESFQEAALRELNEESGIEATIEGLAMLGRVEFYCDGNMAWGVLPVYEARAETTSIAVDDPDHEISEARWFDELPADTRDREEILQWRGQRFGDGA from the coding sequence ATGACGAGCGTCGACGACCTGTGGTACCTCTCCGACGGAGCCTGTCAAACGGCCGAGCAGACGTATCACGACCTCCGGAAGCGCTACACGGATTTCGTCGAGTTCACGCGCCATCGGAACGTCCCGCGGAACCGGTTTCGAGACGTGGCCACCGTCGCCCGGGACCACGGTGCGCCCTACGGCGCGCACGCGCTCACCTACCGACCCACTGGCGAACTACTGCTTGTCCGCCACGAGGGTGTCGACATGTGGGTTCTGCCCGGCGGTGAACTCGACGCCAGCGAATCGTTTCAGGAGGCTGCACTGCGGGAATTAAACGAGGAGAGCGGCATTGAAGCGACAATTGAGGGACTGGCGATGCTCGGACGAGTCGAGTTCTACTGTGACGGCAACATGGCCTGGGGCGTCCTACCGGTGTACGAGGCGAGAGCGGAGACAACCAGCATCGCCGTCGACGACCCGGACCACGAAATCAGTGAGGCCCGGTGGTTCGACGAACTGCCGGCCGACACGCGCGACCGCGAGGAGATTCTGCAGTGGCGCGGACAGCGGTTCGGCGACGGGGCGTAA
- a CDS encoding phosphomethylpyrimidine synthase, with translation MTQMEAAQNGTVTEEMERVAERENVDPAFVRQQVADGQAVIPANVGHDALDPMIIGREFATKVNANIGNSEETSDIEGELEKLHTAVHYGADTVMDLSTGSNLDEIRSANVEHSPVPIGTVPIYEAVKRASDPGEITHELLLDVIEKQAKQGVDYMTIHAGVRMEHLPLTDGRKTGIVSRGGSILAKWIEENGMENPLYTKFEEICEIFREYDVTFSLGDGLRPGCLADAGDDAQFAELDTLGDLTRTAWEHDVQVMVEGPGHVPMDQITEQVERQQNVCDGAPFYVLGPLVTDVAPGYDHITSAIGATEAARAGAAMLCYVTPKEHLGLPQKADVRDGLAAYRIAAHAADVANGREGAQDWDDALSEARYAFDWREQFELALDPDRAREYHDQTLPGDNYKEARFCSMCGAEFCSMRIDQDARSGGEMESLDADDRTTLEDTSAAAVNRPPVGTHDEADIPGSDADTGSDTGEHADD, from the coding sequence ATGACGCAGATGGAAGCAGCGCAGAACGGGACCGTCACGGAGGAGATGGAGCGAGTCGCCGAACGCGAGAACGTCGACCCGGCGTTCGTCCGACAGCAAGTCGCTGACGGACAGGCGGTGATTCCCGCGAACGTCGGCCACGACGCGCTGGACCCGATGATTATCGGCCGGGAGTTTGCGACGAAAGTCAACGCAAACATCGGCAACAGCGAGGAGACAAGCGACATCGAGGGCGAACTGGAGAAGCTACACACGGCTGTCCACTACGGCGCGGACACGGTGATGGACCTCTCGACCGGGAGCAACCTTGACGAGATACGGTCGGCCAACGTCGAGCACTCGCCGGTCCCCATTGGAACAGTACCCATCTACGAGGCGGTCAAGCGCGCCAGCGACCCGGGTGAGATTACCCACGAACTGCTGCTCGATGTCATCGAGAAGCAGGCGAAACAAGGTGTCGACTACATGACCATCCACGCTGGCGTCCGGATGGAACACCTGCCGCTGACCGACGGCCGCAAAACGGGGATTGTCTCTCGCGGCGGGTCCATCCTGGCGAAGTGGATCGAGGAGAACGGCATGGAGAACCCGCTGTACACGAAATTCGAGGAGATTTGCGAGATATTCCGCGAGTACGACGTGACCTTCAGCCTCGGCGACGGGCTCCGGCCGGGCTGTCTCGCTGACGCCGGCGACGACGCACAGTTCGCCGAACTGGACACGCTCGGCGACCTCACGCGGACCGCCTGGGAACACGATGTGCAGGTGATGGTCGAGGGACCGGGCCACGTCCCGATGGACCAGATCACAGAGCAGGTCGAACGCCAGCAGAACGTCTGTGACGGCGCGCCGTTCTACGTCCTCGGCCCGCTCGTGACCGACGTTGCGCCGGGCTACGACCATATCACGAGCGCCATCGGCGCGACGGAGGCGGCCCGCGCCGGCGCGGCGATGCTCTGTTACGTAACTCCCAAAGAGCACCTCGGGCTCCCGCAGAAAGCCGATGTGCGGGACGGACTCGCGGCTTATCGCATCGCCGCTCACGCCGCCGACGTGGCAAACGGCCGCGAGGGCGCACAGGACTGGGACGACGCGCTCTCGGAGGCCCGCTACGCCTTTGACTGGCGCGAACAGTTCGAGTTAGCGCTGGATCCCGACCGCGCCCGCGAGTACCACGACCAGACGCTCCCCGGTGACAACTACAAGGAGGCGCGTTTCTGCTCGATGTGTGGCGCGGAGTTCTGTTCGATGCGCATCGACCAGGACGCGCGGTCCGGCGGCGAGATGGAGTCGCTAGACGCCGACGACCGGACGACTCTCGAAGACACGTCAGCGGCAGCGGTAAACCGACCGCCCGTCGGTACCCACGACGAGGCGGATATTCCCGGCTCTGACGCCGACACCGGCTCTGATACCGGCGAGCATGCCGACGATTAG
- a CDS encoding ABC transporter substrate-binding protein, whose product MARRTRRAVLAALGSGIAATAGCGAFGRGRVDVLVAGSLQNAASETLQGQTDIELAVEARGSVQAARLVADGKRDPAIVALADPTLFSRVMDTAWHAVIAGNEMVLAYNPETTDGTRIADAEPWYAPLRRDSVSLGRTDPSLDPLGYRTLFVLALAADYYDEPDLSNAILSPDQTYPETQLLAQFETGAVDAAFVYRSMAVERDYPFREFPPEIHLGDPAQAEQYQAATYELPNGTILTGSPIEYGAVRRAAAEPARTAFEAVLSGDWLAPHGFTVRQAYPRLVGDVPSTVTR is encoded by the coding sequence ATGGCCCGACGTACCCGGCGTGCAGTGCTTGCGGCACTGGGAAGTGGTATCGCCGCAACTGCAGGCTGCGGGGCGTTCGGTCGAGGGCGAGTGGACGTGCTGGTCGCGGGGAGTCTGCAGAACGCGGCCAGTGAGACGCTCCAGGGCCAGACAGACATCGAGCTGGCCGTCGAAGCCCGCGGATCAGTACAGGCTGCTCGTCTCGTTGCCGACGGGAAACGAGACCCCGCTATTGTCGCCCTAGCGGACCCGACCCTGTTCAGCCGAGTCATGGACACTGCCTGGCACGCAGTGATCGCCGGCAACGAGATGGTGCTTGCGTACAACCCAGAAACGACCGACGGGACGCGCATCGCGGACGCAGAGCCGTGGTATGCCCCGCTTAGACGCGACAGCGTCTCGCTCGGCCGCACCGACCCGTCGCTCGACCCGCTTGGCTATCGAACGCTGTTCGTGCTGGCCCTCGCGGCGGACTATTACGACGAGCCCGACCTGTCCAATGCTATCCTTTCGCCGGACCAGACGTACCCCGAGACACAACTGCTCGCGCAGTTCGAGACGGGGGCCGTCGACGCCGCCTTCGTCTACCGGAGCATGGCGGTCGAACGCGACTACCCGTTCCGAGAGTTCCCGCCGGAGATACACCTCGGTGACCCCGCGCAGGCCGAACAGTATCAGGCCGCCACCTACGAACTGCCGAACGGCACGATACTCACTGGCAGCCCTATCGAGTACGGGGCTGTCCGCCGTGCTGCTGCAGAACCGGCGCGTACAGCCTTCGAGGCAGTCCTGTCCGGAGACTGGCTCGCACCACACGGATTTACCGTCCGTCAGGCGTATCCTCGACTGGTGGGAGATGTCCCGAGCACTGTCACGCGGTGA
- a CDS encoding sulfate ABC transporter permease, translating into MSRALSRGETRAGHTVGVRELVPVLGAVLLLYFVVPVLVLVLTYSPTALLTSLTETYVINAAVTSLVAALGSTVIAVVFGLPLAYWLSRTTSVLATVAMGAVVLPLVLPPVVSGMLLLTVVGPNGLGGLTDLTVTRSLLGVIAAQTFVASPFFVVTAKAAFDGIDDRLEEASRSLGRDWVGTMRSVTVPLAKPGLLAGLVLTFARAMGEFGATMMLAYYPRTLPVQIWASFISDGLDAALPVAVVLLGVALGTLLVVHALRATPWR; encoded by the coding sequence ATGTCCCGAGCACTGTCACGCGGTGAGACCAGAGCCGGCCATACGGTCGGCGTGCGCGAGCTCGTTCCCGTTCTGGGAGCGGTGCTGCTCCTGTATTTCGTCGTTCCAGTGCTCGTGCTCGTTCTCACGTACTCCCCGACGGCGCTGCTGACGAGTCTGACAGAGACGTACGTCATCAACGCCGCAGTCACGTCTCTCGTTGCCGCACTCGGCAGTACAGTCATCGCTGTCGTGTTCGGCCTGCCACTGGCCTACTGGCTCTCGCGGACCACGAGTGTGCTGGCGACCGTCGCGATGGGTGCCGTCGTCCTCCCGCTCGTCCTCCCGCCAGTCGTCAGCGGGATGTTGCTGTTGACAGTCGTCGGCCCGAACGGACTCGGCGGTCTCACCGACCTGACGGTGACGCGGTCGCTACTTGGCGTCATCGCCGCCCAAACGTTCGTCGCGTCGCCGTTTTTCGTCGTCACTGCCAAAGCCGCCTTCGATGGCATTGATGACCGGCTCGAAGAAGCCTCACGGTCACTCGGGCGCGACTGGGTTGGGACGATGCGCTCGGTGACGGTCCCACTCGCAAAGCCCGGGCTACTCGCCGGCCTCGTCCTGACGTTTGCCCGCGCGATGGGCGAGTTCGGCGCGACGATGATGCTGGCGTACTACCCGCGGACGCTCCCCGTCCAGATATGGGCCTCGTTTATTTCGGACGGGTTGGACGCGGCGCTGCCGGTGGCGGTCGTCCTGCTGGGCGTCGCGCTCGGAACGCTGCTGGTGGTCCACGCGCTCCGGGCGACGCCGTGGCGGTAG
- a CDS encoding molybdopterin synthase, with amino-acid sequence MHVLGIVGHSESGKTTLVERLTQRLSETGRVATVKHCTHPPDVDTDGKDTARHRDAGAAETVALTDDGEWYATGESRTLTETLDALAPDYDYALVEGYSDAAVPKVVLGDREAADPVLHRAPHGADADLDDIVTALEERDPYITLETLVADVKRDPDEVYSGAIATFTGRVRAQEGPEDPPTELLEFERYDEVAAEKMAALRRDLEERDGVYAVRLHHKTGVVEAGEDIVFVVILAGHRGEAFRAVEDGINRLKEEVPLFKKEVTVDEEFWAHER; translated from the coding sequence ATGCACGTGCTGGGAATCGTCGGCCACTCCGAGTCGGGGAAGACCACGCTGGTAGAGCGGCTGACACAGCGGCTCTCCGAGACCGGACGTGTCGCGACGGTGAAACACTGTACGCACCCGCCGGATGTCGACACGGACGGGAAGGACACGGCTCGTCACCGCGACGCCGGGGCGGCCGAAACGGTCGCACTCACTGACGACGGCGAGTGGTACGCGACGGGCGAGTCACGGACGCTCACAGAGACGCTGGACGCCCTTGCGCCCGACTACGACTACGCGCTCGTCGAGGGGTACTCGGACGCGGCGGTACCGAAGGTGGTCCTCGGCGACCGCGAGGCCGCCGATCCCGTCCTCCACCGCGCGCCCCACGGCGCGGACGCTGACCTCGACGACATCGTCACGGCGCTGGAGGAACGGGACCCATACATCACGCTGGAAACACTCGTCGCGGATGTCAAGCGGGACCCAGACGAAGTTTACTCTGGCGCGATTGCGACCTTCACCGGGCGCGTCCGCGCACAGGAGGGGCCGGAGGACCCGCCGACGGAACTGCTAGAGTTCGAGCGCTACGACGAGGTCGCCGCCGAGAAGATGGCCGCGCTCCGGCGGGACCTCGAAGAACGCGACGGCGTCTATGCGGTCCGTTTACACCACAAGACCGGCGTGGTCGAGGCCGGCGAGGACATCGTCTTCGTCGTCATCCTGGCCGGCCACCGCGGCGAGGCGTTCCGTGCAGTCGAGGACGGCATCAACCGCCTCAAGGAGGAAGTGCCGCTGTTCAAGAAGGAAGTCACCGTCGACGAGGAGTTCTGGGCCCACGAGCGGTAA
- a CDS encoding molybdenum cofactor biosynthesis protein C has protein sequence MPEEFTHVDEEGDAQMVDVGDKAESQRRAVARGQIRLTESTLAAIDADEVEKGDVLTTARIGAIQAVKHTWETVPMCHQIPITNVEVEFTVGDEAVELTVAVETVGKTGCEMEALEGVTTGLNVVWDMVKANEKDADGEYPTTAIEDIRVVEKTVER, from the coding sequence ATGCCCGAGGAGTTCACGCACGTCGACGAGGAGGGGGACGCACAGATGGTTGATGTGGGCGATAAGGCCGAGAGCCAGCGCCGCGCAGTCGCGCGCGGACAGATTCGGCTCACCGAGTCCACGCTGGCGGCCATCGACGCCGACGAGGTGGAGAAAGGCGACGTGCTGACGACGGCCCGCATCGGCGCGATTCAGGCGGTGAAACACACGTGGGAGACGGTGCCGATGTGCCACCAGATCCCCATCACGAACGTCGAAGTCGAGTTCACCGTCGGCGACGAGGCCGTCGAACTCACGGTTGCCGTCGAGACAGTCGGCAAAACCGGCTGCGAGATGGAAGCGCTGGAGGGCGTGACGACCGGCCTCAACGTCGTCTGGGATATGGTGAAGGCAAACGAGAAAGACGCCGACGGCGAGTACCCGACCACGGCCATCGAAGACATCCGTGTCGTCGAGAAAACCGTCGAGCGGTAA
- a CDS encoding molybdenum cofactor biosynthesis protein B translates to MGHDHDEDANDSEVGHDHREHTHDDHHAHDAEGVEIGVLTVSTSRTLDDDPAGDSIAAACEAAGHEIAERRLVADEMDAIEDAVASLLDDGVDVVLTTGGTGLTPDDVTVDAIEPLFDRPIPGFGELFRWLSYEEVGPMAMASRATAGIVDDRLVFCLPGSENAARTGAERLVAPAVGHLLGLVRR, encoded by the coding sequence ATGGGACACGACCACGACGAGGACGCCAACGACAGCGAGGTGGGACACGACCACAGGGAACACACCCACGACGACCATCACGCCCACGACGCTGAAGGGGTTGAAATAGGCGTCCTCACCGTCTCGACCTCGCGAACGCTGGACGACGACCCAGCAGGTGACAGCATCGCTGCGGCCTGCGAAGCCGCGGGCCACGAGATCGCCGAGCGTCGGCTCGTCGCAGACGAGATGGACGCTATCGAAGACGCCGTTGCCAGCCTGCTGGATGACGGGGTCGACGTGGTTCTGACGACCGGCGGGACTGGTCTCACGCCCGACGACGTGACTGTCGACGCCATCGAACCGCTGTTTGACCGGCCGATTCCCGGCTTCGGCGAACTGTTCCGCTGGCTCTCCTACGAGGAAGTCGGGCCGATGGCGATGGCCTCGCGGGCGACCGCCGGCATCGTCGACGACCGGCTGGTGTTCTGTCTCCCCGGCAGCGAGAACGCCGCTCGGACGGGCGCGGAGCGACTCGTCGCGCCCGCTGTGGGCCACCTGCTGGGGCTCGTCCGCCGGTAG
- a CDS encoding metal-dependent phosphohydrolase yields MTQELGPLARTLSLSYYEDALPAHDQFHAKRVRDIALRLADDCDGSVDRDILAASAWLHDIGRPRERAGDIDDHDEWATAEAAQLLAAEGVEPDRIGRLKHCIRTHSIRASSPEPETLEAKLLFDADKLDAAGARGLIRLACIVGERSGRMGEKYAVIDDTSATDVESTDSPDIALLRDWAQERVDMLYTYPGRRLGQQRREFMDEFFTQFAGEIGVTGER; encoded by the coding sequence ATGACACAGGAACTTGGCCCCCTCGCCCGAACACTGTCGCTGTCGTACTACGAAGACGCCCTCCCAGCCCACGACCAGTTTCACGCCAAGCGAGTCAGAGACATCGCACTTCGACTCGCGGACGACTGCGACGGCTCGGTCGACCGGGATATCCTCGCCGCGTCGGCGTGGCTCCACGATATCGGTCGGCCCCGGGAGCGGGCCGGTGACATCGATGACCACGACGAATGGGCCACAGCAGAAGCCGCGCAACTACTCGCGGCCGAAGGTGTGGAACCTGATCGAATCGGCCGTCTGAAACACTGTATCCGAACACACAGTATCCGGGCGAGTTCCCCGGAACCGGAAACGCTGGAGGCGAAACTCCTCTTCGACGCGGACAAGCTGGACGCTGCCGGCGCGCGCGGCCTCATTCGACTGGCCTGTATCGTCGGCGAGCGGTCCGGGCGGATGGGTGAGAAATACGCGGTCATCGATGACACGTCAGCTACCGATGTCGAGTCCACCGATTCTCCGGATATCGCACTTCTCCGGGACTGGGCGCAGGAACGCGTCGATATGCTGTACACCTACCCCGGCCGGCGTCTTGGTCAGCAGCGTCGGGAATTCATGGACGAGTTCTTCACGCAATTCGCCGGTGAAATCGGGGTTACAGGGGAGCGATAG
- a CDS encoding bacterio-opsin activator — translation MSGRMLAEVEVFGPRSCQVQPHADEEWSVSSVSRSATSGGAGRVVEEFTLKGSEGTPSVLQSADPSADHVFAYDQRHVFQLSRAAGQGCVCERIEAAGCVVQEFSADTDSIVVTFLVDDIPTLRDIVDDLESEGETVKLRRLLEDTSTETDQPVVLDRAKLTSRQREVLTRAHEMGYFEHPREATAGDVADALDISTSTFTEHLAAAQRKLLDDLLDAR, via the coding sequence ATGTCGGGCCGAATGCTTGCCGAGGTCGAAGTGTTCGGCCCTCGGTCGTGTCAGGTGCAACCGCACGCTGACGAGGAGTGGTCGGTGTCGTCAGTCTCCCGGAGCGCAACGAGTGGCGGTGCTGGCCGGGTTGTCGAAGAGTTCACGCTCAAAGGCAGTGAGGGAACGCCGTCAGTGCTACAGAGTGCAGACCCAAGCGCCGACCACGTGTTCGCCTACGACCAGCGACACGTGTTTCAGCTGTCTCGGGCAGCCGGACAGGGCTGCGTGTGTGAACGTATCGAAGCAGCCGGCTGCGTCGTTCAGGAGTTCTCGGCAGACACCGACTCCATCGTCGTCACGTTCCTCGTTGACGACATCCCGACCCTGCGAGACATCGTCGACGACCTCGAATCCGAGGGTGAGACGGTCAAACTCCGACGGCTACTGGAGGACACGTCCACAGAGACGGACCAGCCGGTCGTCCTCGACCGAGCAAAACTGACCAGCCGCCAGCGTGAGGTGCTGACCAGGGCCCACGAGATGGGGTACTTCGAGCACCCGCGCGAGGCGACCGCCGGCGACGTGGCCGACGCGCTGGACATCTCTACCTCGACGTTCACCGAACACCTCGCTGCCGCCCAGCGGAAGCTCCTCGACGACCTGCTTGACGCCCGCTGA
- a CDS encoding (2Fe-2S)-binding protein, with protein MIEYPKPDEDDEEQGNDCSCDGAAGTSPTLYGDARAELRRRDFAKFLATVGGLTAVASLTAPLASTTQVFERGYKGPVYSDGIHLVDGEGERITESRLSEGEHMTVFPEPRPGIEDAPTLLVRYAESDYGSGVAEGFTVSGYAAFSKVCTHAGCMVSDREEDLVVCPCHFGKFNVLEGAAVSGGPPGRALPQLPITVTSDGFLVATGDFEGPVGPGGG; from the coding sequence ATGATAGAGTATCCGAAACCCGATGAAGACGACGAGGAACAGGGCAACGACTGCTCGTGTGACGGGGCCGCCGGTACGTCTCCAACGCTGTACGGGGACGCCCGCGCAGAACTCCGCCGGCGTGACTTCGCGAAGTTCCTCGCGACCGTCGGCGGTCTGACTGCCGTCGCCAGCCTCACCGCACCCCTTGCCAGCACCACGCAGGTGTTCGAGCGAGGGTACAAGGGGCCGGTGTACTCCGACGGCATCCACCTCGTCGACGGCGAGGGCGAGCGCATCACGGAAAGCCGGCTCTCCGAGGGCGAACATATGACCGTGTTCCCGGAGCCCCGGCCCGGCATCGAGGACGCACCGACGCTGCTGGTGCGCTACGCCGAGTCCGACTACGGTAGCGGCGTCGCGGAGGGGTTCACCGTCAGCGGCTACGCCGCCTTCTCGAAGGTGTGTACCCACGCCGGCTGTATGGTCTCCGACAGGGAGGAGGACCTGGTCGTCTGCCCCTGTCACTTCGGGAAATTCAACGTCCTTGAGGGCGCAGCGGTCAGCGGCGGCCCGCCGGGGCGGGCGCTCCCGCAGCTCCCGATTACGGTGACCAGCGACGGATTCCTCGTCGCCACCGGTGACTTCGAGGGGCCAGTCGGCCCCGGAGGTGGATAA
- a CDS encoding cytochrome b codes for MSRAKAVYDWFDTRLDLENGQTFLGKAFPAEDSFLLGEVALFCFLLLILSGVFLGFFFEPSTSDVEYDGSVQKFQGEEMPEAFVSVLHITYDVPFGMFIRRLHHWAAHLFVASIGLHMLRVFFTGAYRNPREPNWVVGTGLAALSMGAAYTGYALPFDEFAATATSIGYNLTISIPLLGDFLGQVVFGGEFPSSATIPRLYFLHVLVIPAAIAVGLAVHMAILIRQKHTEAPRDGDVTAGRKPVDEEDDDIIIGLPAFPNQAAVSAVVFFVTAATLSALAGLLPVHNVAEYGPNDPASTPELIMPDWFLMWVYGFLKLLPQISFNVGPAHINGEFVGGIVLPGLVFAAVAAWPFIDRTEPTHFTADPLDRAWQTGVGVAAVAFIMIASIAGMNNILAGQVLGTTTGVVNPILTAALLVVPPVFGGITYLLLRDGEPSPSREGDVAADGGAVDSDADATEREGDG; via the coding sequence ATGTCTCGCGCCAAAGCCGTCTACGACTGGTTCGACACCCGCCTCGACCTGGAGAACGGCCAGACGTTCCTCGGGAAGGCGTTCCCGGCCGAGGACTCGTTCCTGCTGGGGGAGGTGGCGCTGTTCTGTTTCCTCCTCCTGATTCTGTCGGGGGTCTTCCTCGGGTTCTTTTTCGAACCCTCCACGTCCGATGTGGAGTACGACGGCAGCGTCCAGAAGTTCCAGGGCGAGGAGATGCCCGAGGCGTTCGTCTCGGTGTTGCACATCACCTACGACGTGCCCTTCGGGATGTTCATCCGCCGGCTCCACCACTGGGCGGCTCACCTCTTCGTCGCCTCGATAGGGTTGCACATGTTACGGGTGTTCTTCACGGGCGCGTACCGCAATCCGCGGGAGCCGAACTGGGTCGTCGGCACCGGGCTGGCGGCCCTGTCGATGGGCGCGGCCTACACCGGCTACGCCCTGCCGTTCGACGAGTTCGCCGCCACCGCGACCAGCATCGGCTACAACCTCACCATCTCCATCCCCCTGTTAGGTGATTTCCTCGGCCAGGTGGTGTTCGGAGGGGAGTTCCCCTCCAGCGCCACTATCCCGCGGCTGTACTTCCTGCACGTCCTCGTGATACCGGCGGCTATCGCCGTGGGGCTGGCCGTCCACATGGCCATCCTCATCCGGCAGAAACACACCGAGGCCCCGCGGGACGGCGACGTGACGGCCGGCCGCAAGCCCGTCGACGAGGAGGACGACGACATCATCATCGGCCTGCCCGCGTTCCCGAATCAGGCCGCCGTCTCGGCGGTGGTGTTTTTCGTCACCGCGGCAACGCTGTCGGCGCTGGCGGGCCTGCTGCCGGTCCACAACGTCGCCGAGTACGGTCCGAACGACCCCGCGTCCACGCCGGAACTCATCATGCCGGACTGGTTCCTGATGTGGGTGTACGGCTTCCTGAAGCTCCTGCCACAGATCAGCTTCAACGTCGGCCCCGCCCACATCAACGGGGAGTTCGTCGGCGGCATCGTCCTCCCGGGGCTCGTGTTCGCCGCGGTCGCCGCCTGGCCCTTCATCGACCGGACGGAGCCGACCCACTTCACCGCGGACCCGCTGGACCGGGCCTGGCAGACCGGCGTCGGCGTGGCCGCCGTCGCGTTCATCATGATCGCCTCCATCGCGGGGATGAACAACATCCTCGCGGGCCAGGTGCTTGGGACGACGACCGGCGTGGTCAACCCCATCCTGACGGCCGCGCTGCTGGTCGTCCCGCCCGTCTTCGGCGGGATTACGTACCTCCTGTTGCGCGACGGAGAGCCGTCGCCGTCCCGGGAGGGGGACGTGGCCGCCGACGGCGGCGCTGTCGACAGCGACGCGGACGCCACCGAACGGGAGGGAGACGGATGA